Proteins co-encoded in one Pseudostreptobacillus hongkongensis genomic window:
- a CDS encoding M15 family metallopeptidase, giving the protein MYKLSQNSINKLDKIHPKLVSAIQKAITNSPFDFIIVQGFRTAEYQNGLYKQGRTVPGIRVTNCDGYVKKSNHQAKADGYGYAIDFGIYDPSIKGNIDWKSTNKYQKVARHIELVAREFGIKVEWGGDWKSLKDNPHIELKKIVE; this is encoded by the coding sequence ATGTATAAGCTGAGTCAAAATAGCATTAACAAGCTAGATAAGATACATCCTAAGCTAGTATCAGCTATTCAAAAAGCTATAACAAATAGTCCGTTTGACTTTATAATCGTTCAAGGTTTTAGAACGGCTGAATATCAAAATGGACTATACAAGCAAGGAAGGACAGTACCAGGAATTAGAGTAACAAACTGCGATGGTTATGTTAAGAAGTCTAACCATCAAGCTAAAGCTGATGGTTATGGTTATGCTATTGATTTTGGAATTTATGATCCAAGCATAAAAGGGAATATAGATTGGAAGTCTACTAATAAATATCAAAAAGTTGCAAGACACATTGAATTAGTAGCAAGAGAATTTGGAATAAAAGTAGAGTGGGGAGGAGATTGGAAATCTCTTAAAGATAATCCACATATAGAATTAAAAAAGATAGTTGAATAA
- a CDS encoding phage holin: protein MTKLEIMYTVLGVLTGAFLGLVPTFRKLAQKTETKVDDNILEIAVNIVQWYEDNFKYKDGANKKARAITEVGMQVEKLGLKATDAVIDKAVERAVTIVEKNNLAKEELKKELTENEEKKGDDMGK from the coding sequence ATGACAAAATTAGAAATTATGTACACAGTTTTAGGAGTTTTAACAGGAGCATTTTTAGGACTTGTTCCTACATTTAGAAAGTTAGCACAAAAAACAGAGACAAAAGTGGATGATAATATATTAGAAATAGCAGTAAATATCGTTCAATGGTATGAAGATAACTTTAAGTATAAAGATGGTGCTAACAAGAAAGCTAGAGCAATAACTGAGGTAGGAATGCAAGTAGAAAAATTAGGACTTAAAGCAACGGATGCAGTAATAGACAAAGCTGTTGAAAGAGCAGTTACAATTGTTGAAAAAAATAATTTAGCTAAAGAAGAGTTGAAAAAAGAATTAACTGAAAATGAGGAAAAAAAAGGGGATGATATGGGGAAGTAA
- the pcp gene encoding pyroglutamyl-peptidase I encodes MNILITGFEPFGKDEINSSWESVKLLPNELKGNNIYKVLIPVVFNVDKLIENIKKYSPDIIILVGQAGGRNGITIERVAINLDDAIIPDNNNYQPIDNTIKLDGENAYFSTLPVKAIINNLKDNDIEARISYTAGTYVCNHVMYNTLYHINKNNLDIKAGFIHVPYLPTQTMDKPSMKIEDIVKGLLSIIETTIDYRKKEDSKIIGGTIY; translated from the coding sequence ATGAATATATTAATTACTGGTTTTGAACCTTTTGGTAAAGATGAAATTAATTCTTCATGGGAAAGTGTAAAATTATTACCTAATGAATTAAAGGGGAATAATATATATAAAGTATTAATTCCTGTAGTATTTAATGTAGATAAGCTAATAGAAAATATTAAAAAATATAGCCCAGATATAATAATACTTGTAGGTCAAGCTGGAGGTAGAAACGGAATTACTATAGAGCGTGTGGCTATTAATCTTGATGATGCTATAATACCCGATAATAATAATTATCAACCTATAGATAATACTATTAAACTAGATGGGGAAAATGCATATTTTTCTACACTTCCTGTTAAGGCTATAATAAATAATTTAAAAGATAATGATATTGAAGCAAGAATATCCTATACTGCAGGAACTTATGTATGTAATCATGTTATGTATAATACTTTATATCATATTAACAAGAATAATTTAGATATAAAAGCAGGATTTATACATGTTCCTTATTTACCTACTCAAACTATGGATAAGCCTAGTATGAAAATTGAGGATATAGTTAAAGGATTGCTTAGTATAATCGAAACTACAATAGATTATAGAAAAAAAGAAGACTCAAAAATTATTGGTGGTACAATATATTAA